One window of the Desulforhopalus sp. genome contains the following:
- a CDS encoding lipoprotein-releasing ABC transporter permease subunit has protein sequence MIFEWFIGLRYLRAKHRHGFISLISLISVAGITVGVIALIVVLAVFSGFTDGLRDQILGVNSHIIVQRMGGTIQEYELTRERIRTVSEVTGSTPYLFSQTLLSSASSGTGVVLRGIEPSTAKSVISLPNQMTEGSIDDLISDPATGIPNVILGKNLAQDLRVRVGDRVKLISPSGPLTPMGVIPKIKTCRISGIFETGMFEYDSTLAYMSIGDVQSFLGIGDVVHGIEVAVKKSELNNAGKIATRIAEKIGPGYIAKDWMMMNRNLYAAFKLEKIGMFIAMAMIILVAALNIISALVMVVMEKSKDIAILKSMGATSQAIMRIFFLQGMVIAVAGTTLGVAGGLGLCELLSRYKFIELPSNVYPMTTLPIKVLPLDVTIIAVSSIVITLLATLYPSWKASAVQPAEVLS, from the coding sequence ATGATATTCGAATGGTTTATTGGCCTGCGCTATCTCCGGGCCAAACATCGGCATGGCTTTATCTCTTTGATCTCGCTGATCTCGGTTGCTGGGATCACCGTCGGGGTCATCGCCCTCATCGTTGTGCTGGCGGTATTTTCCGGCTTCACCGACGGCCTGCGCGACCAAATCCTGGGTGTCAACTCCCATATCATCGTCCAGCGCATGGGCGGGACGATCCAGGAATACGAACTGACCCGGGAACGCATCCGCACGGTCAGTGAGGTCACCGGCTCTACCCCTTACCTGTTCTCCCAAACCCTATTGAGCAGCGCCAGCAGCGGCACCGGCGTAGTACTACGCGGCATTGAACCGTCCACCGCCAAAAGTGTCATCAGCCTTCCCAATCAGATGACCGAAGGGTCAATCGACGACCTCATCTCCGATCCAGCCACCGGCATCCCCAATGTTATCCTTGGTAAAAATCTCGCCCAGGATCTGCGGGTGCGGGTCGGTGACCGGGTGAAACTGATATCGCCATCCGGCCCGCTCACCCCCATGGGCGTCATCCCGAAGATCAAGACCTGTCGGATATCCGGCATCTTCGAAACCGGCATGTTCGAATACGACTCCACCCTGGCCTATATGTCGATTGGCGACGTGCAGAGCTTTCTCGGCATCGGCGATGTCGTCCACGGCATTGAGGTGGCGGTGAAGAAATCGGAGCTGAACAATGCCGGTAAAATCGCCACCCGGATCGCCGAAAAGATCGGTCCGGGCTATATCGCCAAGGACTGGATGATGATGAACCGCAACCTCTATGCCGCCTTCAAGTTGGAGAAGATCGGCATGTTCATCGCCATGGCGATGATCATCCTCGTGGCCGCTTTGAATATCATCAGCGCCCTGGTCATGGTTGTCATGGAAAAGAGTAAGGATATTGCCATTCTCAAGTCGATGGGAGCAACCTCGCAGGCAATCATGCGGATCTTTTTCCTGCAGGGCATGGTCATCGCCGTGGCCGGCACGACCCTCGGAGTCGCCGGCGGTCTAGGTTTATGCGAACTGTTATCCCGCTACAAATTCATCGAGCTGCCGTCCAACGTCTACCCGATGACCACCCTGCCCATCAAGGTGCTGCCGCTCGATGTCACTATTATTGCCGTCAGTTCCATTGTGATCACCTTGCTGGCGACCCTCTATCCCTCTTGGAAGGCCTCCGCCGTCCAGCCTGCCGAGGTGCTCTCCTGA